CACAGCTGGCCCCTTACCCGTATTTAACATCCGCATTTGGATATAGGTAGCATCAATGTTCTTTCCCATTTGACCACCTAAAGCATCAATCTCACGGACAACTGTCCCTTTAGCTGGTCCACCAACAGATGGATTACATGGCATAAAGGCCACCATATCCAAACCAATCGTAACCAGCAAAGTTTTTTGTCCCATGTGGGCACTTGCCAACGCAGCTTCACATCCAGCATGCCCAGCACCGACAACGATTACATCATATTCATTTGAATCATATGTTTTAACCATTTTCATCCTACTTTCCTAAACAGAATTGACTAAATAATTGCGTGATTAATTCATCTGGGGCACTTTCACCAGTGATTTCACCTAAAGTATCCCAAGCACCAGTAAAATCAATTTGTGCAATATCAACAGGGACGCCATCTTCAACTGCTTGAATTACATCTTCCAATTCTTTCTTAGCCTTATGCAATAAGGAAGCTTGGCGTTGATTGGTTACCATAATTTGATCATTAGAATTTTCAATCCCAGCAAAAAATAGCTTATTAATCAATTCTTCAAGCGTATCTAAGTTTTGTTCTTTCAAAATCGAAGTTGAAATAACATCACTACCCGTTAGTTTCTCCATCTCAGTAGTTGTTATTTTTTGACCTAAATCCGACTTATTTAAGATCACGATTCGCTTCTTGTCCTTTGTCGCTTCAATTAAGGCTTGATCTTCAGCTGTTAATGCTTGACTAGCATCGATTAACAACAAGACCAGATCTGCTCGCTCCAAGGCCTTTTTTGATCTTTCTACACCAATTTTTTCCACCTTATCTTCAGTGTGGTGGATTCCAGCAGTATCAATTAGCTCTAGCGGTACTCCTTTTACAGACACATATTCTTCTAGCGTATCACGCGTTGTTCCAGCCACATCGGTCACAATCGCTTTGTCGCTTTGAGTCAGATAATTCAATAAAGAAGACTTTCCCACATTAGGACGACCAACAATTGCAGTAGCCAAACCATTGCGCAAGATTTTTCCTTCTTGTGCTGTCTTCAATAAGCGATTAATTTTATCAATTACTGATCTAGATGTGTCTGCCATCTGTTTTGCGGTAACAGTATCTGCATCATACTCTGGATAATCGATATTAACCTCAACGTTAGCCAAAGTATTCAGAATTTCCTGCCGCATTGCCTGAATCTTGTGTAACAATCCACCAGCTAATTGACCAACAGCCACTTGTCGTGCCTTATCCGTCTTGGCCCGAACGATATCCATCACACTCTCAGCTTGAGTTAAGTCAATTCGTCCGTTCACAAAAGCACGTTTAGTAAATTCACCAGGATCAGCCATTCGCGCACCGTGACTCAGCAACAATTGTAAAATATGATTAGTTACAACGATTCCGCCATGGCAATTGATTTCTACAATATCTTCACGTGTAAAGGTCTTGGGCGCACGCAGCACTGTCACCATTGCTTCATCAATCGTTTTCCCAGTATCCGGATCGATAATATGACCATAGTGAATAGTATGTGTCGGCACCTTGCTTAGATCTTCGCCTTTAAAAACCTTATCAGCAATCTTAATTGCATCCTCACCAGACATTCTTACGATTGAAATTCCGCCTTCACCGATGGGGGTTGAAATTGCTGCAATAGTATCGAACTCTGTCAAAGTTTGAGCCATAATTCTTCCCTTTTCTCAATAAAAAAAGCGCATTATACCACCACGAATAACCATGATGGATAAAGCACTTTGACTACTTTATCTAAAAATCATTTTAGACTAATATTCTTTTATTTCTTTTTGCGTCCTAAACGCTTGTAAGCCCTTCTTAGTTTACGTTTGCGTTCACGCTCAGCCTCAGCCTTTGCTTCTTGCTCTCTTCTATATTTAATAGGGTTTTGCAAGATAAAGGTTTGAAGCGCCTGGAACAAGTTGGAAATTACCCAGTAAAGTGTAATAGCTGACTGGAAGTTTAAGGCCATCACACCAACCATGATAGACATTCCGTACATCATTACTTTGGTCATTCCATTTTGCGATGATTTTGGCGTCGATAATTGACTAATATACGTCGATAAGAACGTAAAGATCATTGCTAAAATAGGCATGATGTAATATGGATCGGGCTTGCTTAAATCCATCCATAAGAAGCGCCCAGTTTGTAACTGTGGTGTACGTAAAATCGCACCATACAGTGCATACATAACTGGCAACTGGATCAGGACAGGCAAACATCCAGTATAAGGATTTACGCCTGCTTC
This is a stretch of genomic DNA from Lactobacillus crispatus. It encodes these proteins:
- a CDS encoding YidC/Oxa1 family membrane protein insertase translates to MKDILTKRNVKRLLAVLAVAILAVVLTGCATTGANGQATPISHTSGNWWDRWIVYYMSAFILWLAKLMGNSYGWAIIVFTVIVRVILVPLNAISIRSTTKMQSIQPQINELRKKYPGRDTESRTLLQQETNKLYKEAGVNPYTGCLPVLIQLPVMYALYGAILRTPQLQTGRFLWMDLSKPDPYYIMPILAMIFTFLSTYISQLSTPKSSQNGMTKVMMYGMSIMVGVMALNFQSAITLYWVISNLFQALQTFILQNPIKYRREQEAKAEAERERKRKLRRAYKRLGRKKK
- the mnmE gene encoding tRNA uridine-5-carboxymethylaminomethyl(34) synthesis GTPase MnmE, with protein sequence MAQTLTEFDTIAAISTPIGEGGISIVRMSGEDAIKIADKVFKGEDLSKVPTHTIHYGHIIDPDTGKTIDEAMVTVLRAPKTFTREDIVEINCHGGIVVTNHILQLLLSHGARMADPGEFTKRAFVNGRIDLTQAESVMDIVRAKTDKARQVAVGQLAGGLLHKIQAMRQEILNTLANVEVNIDYPEYDADTVTAKQMADTSRSVIDKINRLLKTAQEGKILRNGLATAIVGRPNVGKSSLLNYLTQSDKAIVTDVAGTTRDTLEEYVSVKGVPLELIDTAGIHHTEDKVEKIGVERSKKALERADLVLLLIDASQALTAEDQALIEATKDKKRIVILNKSDLGQKITTTEMEKLTGSDVISTSILKEQNLDTLEELINKLFFAGIENSNDQIMVTNQRQASLLHKAKKELEDVIQAVEDGVPVDIAQIDFTGAWDTLGEITGESAPDELITQLFSQFCLGK